The sequence GCGACCGCGCCCGCCCCCTCCGTGAACGAGTCCGTGGGGAGTGACGGGCCGCCAGGTGACGGCGATCGAGTGTAGGCCTTGACCGCCCATTGGTTCTGGGGCTGACCGCGGCCCATGAATCGCCCGACCGGTGTCTCCTCGCTCGCTGCGCTCGTCCTCACCGTCACCACGGCCCTCGTCGGCTGCACGGCCGACACCGAGGCGCCGACGAGAGGTCGGACGCCGGCGCGGCCGAGTCGCTCGAGTCGGCGCTGGTCGGCTCCATGAAGGACCTCGGCGAGGTCCCGGGCGCGGGCGAGGCTCGCACCACCCGCTACAGCGCGCCTCCGCGGTACGCCGCCTACACGTTCTACGCGAACGGGGCTGACGAACGTCATGGGCTCTCCGGCTAGAACGGGCGGCCCTTGCCGTTCGCCTCGGCCAGCGGCACGAGGTCGCGGCAGGCCTCGACGCCCAGGTCACGGCTCTCGCTCGGATCGGTGGCGACGTCGAAGCACAGCCACGCGTGGTCGGCCTGGTTCGCGATGAGCTTGCGCGTGCCCTTCATGGCGCCCCAGTTCTTGAACGCGCAGGCCCACAGCTCGGTGCAGTTGGTGAGCACCGTGGGCGTGTTCGTCGGCGTGCCGCCTCGGAGGAGGCTCGCGCCGGGCATGCGCGCGCGGAAGGGCGAGAGGCCCTTCGCGTCCCATAGACCCATGAGGTCGAGCAACGTGGGAAGGATGTCGATCGACAGGAGGGGCGCGGTGCGCAGACGGACGAGGTTCGCGCGTTCCGCGGGAGTGAGTGTTCCCTCTGGCGCATCGATCCAGAAGGGGATGCGGATCTCCGGATCGTAGAGCGTGCCGGTGTGTCCGACGGCGCCCTTTTCGCGCATCTGCTCGCCGTGGTCGGACACGTAGATGATGACGGTGTGCGCCGCCTCGGGGCGCTTCTTGAAGGCCTTGAGGAAGCGCCCTACGGCCATGTCTTGGAGGTAGATCGAGTCCTGGTACCGGTTCAGGATCTCCTTCTCGTAGCCGGGCCCCGTGGCCTCCTCCTGCGGCAGGAACGGCGAGTAGCGAGGATCGACCTTGTACGGGAAGTGGGTGTTCGAGAGGTGCACGACGTCGACGCGCGGCTCCGGCAGGCCGTCGAGGTGAGTCGCCACGTAGTCGGCCAGGATGCCGTCGTCGGCGCCGGTCTCGTAGGTGGCGTTCGGGTCGATCTCCGTCGCGCTCACGCGGCGCGCGATGGGCACGCCCTCGAGCCACGTGCCCGAGTTGCCGAAGAGCAGGTTCTGCGAGGTGAAGTACGTGCCCGCGAGCTTCGCCGCGCTGAGGTACTCCCAGAGGAGCGGCGCGGCGTGGAGATCGGCGCGCGACTCCGCGGGGGAGAGGCCCGTCCACATGATGCCGAGCGAGATGGCCGTGGTGGAGTCGAGCGCGCGCATCTGCAGGAACGGCAGGCGCTCGGGCACCGCCTCGTTCGAGAACGGCGTGAACTTGCAGTCTGTCGTGTATTCTACACACGTACTGTGCGAGCGCACGGACTCGGTGACGATGAACAGCACGTTGCGTCGCGCGCTCGGGGTGGCGACGAGGGGCGGCACGGGCAGGGGAGTGCGCGGCCCGGGGTGCACGCGGTCGACCGTCTCGTTGTGGTCCCAGCGGGCGCGCGCGAGCTGGCCCATCGCGGACACGTAGAGCGTGTCGGGCGTGGCACCCTGCTCGCCCCCGCGCTCCGGGTCGACGAAGAGGACGAGGAGCAGCGCCACGCAGGCGAAGTCGAGCGACGCGCGGCCGTTCCCCTTGGAGGTGGGCGCGAGCCTTCGCGCCAGCAGGGGCAGGGCCAGCGCGAGGAGCACCGGCGGCAGCAGCGCCTTCGCGAACGTGACCCGGTCGAACCACAGCTGCTGCCCGATGCTGGGCATCATCTGGGTGCCCACCAGCACGGCCCGGTGGTTCATGTAGGCCATGTAGCGGTCGAACGTGTAGAGCTGCGCGCCGAACGCGAGCACGCCGGCGGCGAACACGAGCACGCGTGCGGGGTAGCGCGAGAACCCTCGGTGGCGCGCCGCGGCCGCGAGCAGGCCGCCCCAGATCCAAAAGCTCGCGAGCACGCTGAGCAGGTAGAACACCTTCTCGCGCGAGTCGAAGTGGGTGATCCGCTCGTGTCTCCGCGCGAGGTCGGTCGCTACGATGAGGACCGTTGGAACGACGAGCAACGCCCGCGCCGTCCACCGGCGGACGACGACGCTGCGCTTCAGCGTGAGCCAACGGCCGCGCGCGCGGGCGTGCCGCGTGGCGGCGTCCGCGGGAGGGTCTCCCGGGGCGTCCGCCGTGTCTGCCGGCGGTTCTGCGGTGTCCGCCGCGTCTGCCGGCGGGGCTGCGGGGGCGTCCGCGTGCGCGCCTGCCGCGTGCGCGACGGCCGTGCCCTGGAGGGCAGCCTCCGGGGCCAGGCGATCATCGGCCCCCGCGACGGGGCCCGTCTCGGCGCTCGCGGGGCGGGACATTGGCGGCGCTTATAGCGTTTTGTGGGCAACTCTCAAGGCGCACGGGCC is a genomic window of Myxococcales bacterium containing:
- a CDS encoding sulfatase-like hydrolase/transferase, whose protein sequence is MSRPASAETGPVAGADDRLAPEAALQGTAVAHAAGAHADAPAAPPADAADTAEPPADTADAPGDPPADAATRHARARGRWLTLKRSVVVRRWTARALLVVPTVLIVATDLARRHERITHFDSREKVFYLLSVLASFWIWGGLLAAAARHRGFSRYPARVLVFAAGVLAFGAQLYTFDRYMAYMNHRAVLVGTQMMPSIGQQLWFDRVTFAKALLPPVLLALALPLLARRLAPTSKGNGRASLDFACVALLLVLFVDPERGGEQGATPDTLYVSAMGQLARARWDHNETVDRVHPGPRTPLPVPPLVATPSARRNVLFIVTESVRSHSTCVEYTTDCKFTPFSNEAVPERLPFLQMRALDSTTAISLGIMWTGLSPAESRADLHAAPLLWEYLSAAKLAGTYFTSQNLLFGNSGTWLEGVPIARRVSATEIDPNATYETGADDGILADYVATHLDGLPEPRVDVVHLSNTHFPYKVDPRYSPFLPQEEATGPGYEKEILNRYQDSIYLQDMAVGRFLKAFKKRPEAAHTVIIYVSDHGEQMREKGAVGHTGTLYDPEIRIPFWIDAPEGTLTPAERANLVRLRTAPLLSIDILPTLLDLMGLWDAKGLSPFRARMPGASLLRGGTPTNTPTVLTNCTELWACAFKNWGAMKGTRKLIANQADHAWLCFDVATDPSESRDLGVEACRDLVPLAEANGKGRPF